AAACTTGAGCAATAATTTTAGTGTCGAAGATTTATCAATTATAGAAATATAAAAATACGTGTTATGAGAGGCTTTATGCTTTTTTTGTTTAGTATGCTGATGGGATGGACCGTTTATGGCCAGACGAAGAGCGTGCAGGGAATCTTGAAAGATGACAAGAATCGAATTGTCGCCGGTGCAACGGTGAAGTTGACATCAAAGTTGGATTCCATGACTACAGGATCCAATATGGCGGGGATTTTTATCTTTGATAAGATCAAATCCGATACCTTTAAAATTACCGTTTCAAACTTAGGCTTCGAGCGCTTTGAAAAGGAATTTAGTATTCCTAAAGGCGAGTCAAAATATATAATTCCAAGTTTAACTTTACAACAGAATTCACAGATGCTGCAGGAAGTTGTGGTTGATGGAGTACCTACTGTCGTTGTTAAAAGTGATACCCTGGAATATACCATGAAAGATCTAAAGCTCCGCGATGGCGCCGTTGCGGAAGACGCGTTGAAAAAGTTACAGGGAGTCGAAGTGGATAAAGATGGTAACGTTACAGCACAAGGTGAATCCGTAAAGCGGGTTCGTATTAATGGTAAGGACTTTTTTGGTGGAGATGTAAAGACAGCTACCCAAAATTTACCTGCAAATATTATCCAAAAGATGCAGGTCATCGATGATTATGGTGATATGGCCAATGTCACTGGCAATAAAAACGGTGATTCGGAAAAGGTGTTGAATATTCAGATAGATCCCAAATACAATACTGGGCATATGACTACCCTACGGGCTGGCGTGGGAACAGAAGATCGCTATCAGGCTACCGGTATGTGGATGGGGATGCGTGAAGGTGAACAAATTTCGGTGCTGGGGAATTTGAACAATACCAATGCCCCCTTATTCGATTTTAGTACTGTAGGTGGTGGCGCCCGCCGTGGCCAGGGTGGTGGCGGCCGCCGAGGTGGTGGTATGTTTGGTGGCTCGGACGGTTTGACAAAAATTGGTTCCATAGGACTGAATTACCGCAAAGACTTTAATGATAAACTGACTGTTTACGGTAGCTATAGTTTTAGCCATAGCAACAATACAACACTATCCCAACGTTTTCAGGAAAATACACTGCCTAATATAATGCAGACGGACAGTGTGACATCCAATTCGAACACGGTTGGTGATAGCCATCGTTTCGAAGCAAATGTCGAATGGAAGCCTACAACGAAAGATTATATCAAAATATCGCCTCAGTTTGGCTACGACAAGAGCGATGCAACGACAGGTACGAATTCGCTCACGTATCGTAGTAGTGTATTTAATAATTCTCAGGCGCAAGATATTGTTGCCAATTCCACTGCACCGAGATTTGGGATTAGCGGATTGTACAACCATAAATTTAATGATAAAGGAAGGAATGTTTTTGTAAACATGAACTTCAATAATGCAAAAACAACGAAGGATCAGAATGCAATTTTAGATAGGCTATTGGCTGATCCCAATAATGCAAACGCTCCACTAGATTCGATCTATGAAAAAACGATTCTAGAAGCAAATAATAAAAGTTGGAATGGGGGCGCTTCGGTGAATTATACTGAACCTGTTTCCGAGAAAGGAAAAGTGGAATTTACCTATGATTTCAACAAAAACAAGTATGACAATTCGAACAAACAACAAGGGTTTGATCGCGATGGAAACTTAATTGCAGAAGATCCCAAGTTGAATTTTGATTATAATTATGATTATTCCTTCACAACACATAAAATCGGGGCAGACTATTTGTATAGTGGTGATAAAATAACCTATTCTATTGGAGCTGCGGCTCAGCCTTCTCAATTAAGAGGTGATGCGATCAGTTCAGGATTAGTGGTTCCAATTCATCGCAACAATATGAACTGGATGCCTATTGCGCGTTTTGAGTATAAGTTCTCCCGCCAGTCGAATATCTCTGTGAATTATTCGGGAACACCGAATGAGCCTTCAGTAACGCAGATCTTGCCGTTTGATATGAGTACAAACCGGACGAGCATTGTGATCGGTAACGCTAATCTGAATCCGGAGTTTAGCCATCAATTGAATGTAAGATTCCGTAAGAATGATTTTCAAAAGGGAAACAACTTCTTTGCGTTCGTTAATGCCGGTTTGACTAACAACAAGATTGTGAGCTTGAGCAAAAGCTATTTTGATGATTTAATGGATTATCAAACTGGCCAAACAAATTCAACGTTAGTTTCTGAAACCCGCTATTTGAATGAAACAAGCGATAAGCCATTTAATGTAAGTTCTTTCTATCATTATGGTAAATCACTGAAAGAAAAAACATATAATATTATGTTAATGGGTGGTGTGTCTTACAATAAAAATATTGGATATGTTTCCACAGAGAAAGATGATAACGTAGGTCAAAAGAATATCGCCCGGAATATTGTATTAAATCAAGGTTTGATGTTTAGATATAACCCTTCGGAAAACCTAGAAATCAATCCGGGGGTACGCTACCAATTTAATCATACAGAGAATTCATTGACAAATCGTACGACGAATGTTTCTTCTTGGACACCAACATTGATTGGCTCTGTTAACATAACAAAAACAACCATTTTCGGAGCGGATCTATCCAAACAATTCAACAGTGGTTATGGAGCCGGTATTAACGCAAATCCTTTCGTCATAAATACCTACTTGGAGCAGAAGTTCTTGAGTCAACAACGCGGTACTGTACGTCTACAAGCATTTGACTTGTTAAATCAACAAACGAATGTGTCAAGAACGGTGAGTGAGTCTATGATTACAGATAGCCGTACCAACCGTTTGGGTCGATATTTTATGATTCTGTTTACCTATAAATTCCAAAAATTTGCGATGGGAAATCCAGAAGGAGAGAATAGATTTCCGGGCGGAATGAGACCTCCGCGTATGTAATCTGATTCCTATAGGATATAAAAACGGTCATAGTGATTTCGCTATGACCGTTTTGCATTTAAAAATGCCTAGTTTTGTGATCACTTCATGCCCAATACGATCTGAAAATTGGGCAAGGTGGCAAGAAATGTAAGATTTTATTAAAAGAAGCTACAGCAAGTTTGTACTGCATGGAATACGAAATTATTAGACTTTCAAACGGAATACGCGTAGTATTTCAATATCAAAATTTACCGGTTACACATGTCTGCATGGTCATCAACGCGGGGTCTCGGGACGAGTCTGCTGGAAAATATGGTGTAGCTCATTTTATTGAGCACCTTTTATTTAAGCGTACTGAAAGACGCTCTACACAACAGATTATAAATCATTTGGAATCCGTTGGCGGAGATTTAAATGCTTATACGACGAAAGAGTATACCTGTGTACATGCCTCTATTCTTCAGCCTTATTTAAATCGTGCGTTAGATCTTTTTGAAGATATCTTCTTTCATTCCACTTTCCCCGATATAGAATTGGATAAAGAAAAATCTGTCATTGTAGATGAAATGGCATCTTATCTGGATAGCCCGGAAGAGTCTATTGTGGACGATTTTGAAGATCTGGTTTTTCAGGGATCGGGTTTAGGGCATAATATTTTGGGTCTGGAAGATCAGCTTCTTGCACTGCAAAAGGGTGATATTGTCGATTTTATGCGGGCAAATTATGATACAAATGAAATGGTCATTGGTATCACGGGCAATTATACGCTAAAAGAAGTTGAGCGATTGTTGCACAAAGTATTTGGGACCGTGCCTTCAAATACGATAGCACGTCTCCGCAATGACGTCAGACCACTTGTTGAACAGCATGTTGCCGTAGGCAAGCCGATCAATCAGGTGCATTATATGCTCGGTTCTTTAGCTTATAATTATCGAGATGACCGTAAGACGGGGCTGCTGCTTTTGAATAATATGCTTGGTGGAATGGGGATGGGGTCTATCCTGAATCTCTCCATACGGGAGAAATACGGAATAGCCTATACCATTGAATCTAATTATACTATTTTTTCGGATACAGGGTTATTTAGTATTTACCTCGGTACCGATGAAGAAAAAGTTGAAAAAGCTAAAAAACTCGTCTTTAAAGAACTTGCGAAGCTGAGCGAGCAACCGCTATCTGAAACTGCAGTAAAAAAGGCGAAGCAGAAATTTATTGGGCAGATTGCTTTGACCGAAGAGAACCGTATGAGTATGATTATCTCTGCCGCGAAAAACGTAATGGACTATGATCGTGTCATCTTATTGGACGAAGTAATTGAAAAAATTCAGGATTTGACGAATATAGGGCTGCTGGAAATAGCACAAGATGTATTTGATCCGAAGAAGATGTTGTCGCTTAGTTTTGTTCCCGAAGATTGAATTTAAGGCCCTACATTATTCCTTAAGAGGAGATGAATGGTATTGGATCGATGGGCCGACGATGGGAATAATAGCTGGCTGACATGAATTTATATTGCATATAAAAAGCAATTTATCTAAGTTTGCGCTTACGGGAATTCGTTCTTCTCAACCATTGACTGCCGAAGGCAGATTCAATACCTATGGTAGCAGACAAATAAATGAATAAAAAATATAAGGGATGAAAACAGCATATGTATTTCCTGGTCAAGGGGCCCAATTTGTTGGAATGGGGCAAGACCTGTATAATTTAAATGATGAAACGAAAGCCTTGTTCGAACAGGCTAACGATATTTTAGGATTTCGCATCACGGATATCATGTTTTCCGGTACAGATGAGGAATTGAAACAAACGAAAGTAACCCAACCTGCTATTTTCTTGCATTCGGTTATTTTGGCGAAAGCCTTGGGAGAGTCTTTTCAACCTGACATGGTTGCAGGTCACTCTTTAGGTGAGTTTTCAGCTTTGGTAGCAGCCGGTGCATTGAGCTTTGAAGATGGCTTGAAATTGGTTGCACAACGCGCCAATGCGATGCAAAAAGCATGTGAGCTTCAACCTTCAACGATGGCTGCGATATTAGGACTGGAAGATGCTATAGTGGAAGATATCTGTGCTCAGGTTGATGATGTCGTGGTAGCTGCAAATTATAACTGTCCTGGGCAATTGGTTATTTCGGGATCTATTGAAGGTGTGGACAAAGCTTGTGCTTTGCTGACCGAGGCCGGTGCTAAGCGCGCATTAAAATTAAACGTGGGTGGAGCATTTCACTCACCATTGATGGAATCTGCCAAAGTCGAATTGCAAGCGGCTATCGAAGCTGTAAACATTTTGTCGCCTCGCTGTCCGATTTATCAAAATATAGATGCCAAACCACAGACAGATCCAGCGGTTATCAAGGAAAATCTTATTGCGCAATTAACTGGCGCTGTACGGTGGACGCAGACAGTACAAAATATGTTGGCCGATGGTGCAACAGCTTTTGTAGAAGTTGGTCCAGGAAATGTATTGCAGGGATTGGTTAAGAAGGTCGACCGTCAAGTTCAGACTTCCGCAGCATCAGTGACCGCGTAACAAAATATTCAGTATAAAAAAGGAATTATTTTGCAGTGCCCTCAAAAAGTGTCCGACTTTTTGAGGGCATTTTTTATGAACGAAAAATCGAAATCACATCAAGAATTCCCTGTAAAAATTAGATAAGACGTAGGGATCATTTTCGGAGATTACTCGGTGCTTCTTCGGTGCTTGTTCGGAGCTCGTTCGGTACTTCTTCGGTTGCAAGCGAAGAAACACCGAACGAGCTCCGATCGATATCCGTTTTTTAACCGAGAAAATGCCGAATCAATTATGGGCTTAAAAACTACTTATCCTTAAACATGCTGTAATGATCTTTCATGACTTGCAGGACAAAATCATTGGGGGTCATTTTTTCCGGATGTTTAACCTCCATCACTGTTTCCAACCGTTGTACTAAGGCAGTTAAAATTCCTACATCTCTTCTGTCAAAAGCTGTTTGATAGATCTCTTTGACCGAATTAGCATCCTTGTCGCTCAATTTAATCACTTGTGGAAATAGGATAGGGTGGTTGTCGAATGTCTCTTCGTAAATTGTGTCGCTCAATTTTAAGGTAGGTTTGAGACTGATAACAGAAGTTTCACCAGCAATATCTCCAATGCGTTGTCCATTTTTGGATAAAACGATCGACGTAATGGCGACACCACCCATCGTCATCCAGATATCTACAATAGATAGACTCCATCTGGACAAGTATTGATAGAAGTTGGCACGTGAGCCGTCAAGCTTGACGACCTTTATTTTCATGATTTTCTTACCTACTGTCTGACCACCAAAGGCGGTTTCGGTAATCAATGTGTAAAAAAACGCGGGTAGGGTCAATGCCATCATAACGCCATAAAAAAGATAGGGATCTCCTGCGTTCATGTTTATGCTGTCCAAGAGAAAGAAGCAAAAGAAATAATAACAGACTATAATAAAATAATCTATTGCAAATGCGATCATTCTTGAGCCAAGACTGGCAAGATTATATTCGATTTTTACATTTTGTGCCGTATTTATCTCAAGCTTATTCATATGCAAATTAGTTGAATTTAATGTAATATAGCATATCTAGGTTATTTTAGCTCTAATTTGTGCTTTTCAATCATGGATATTTCCTATATTTGGTTATGCCAGTTAAAAAAATTAATGAGAGAAGCATCCTTTGTAGAACGAAATAAAGAAAAATGGACGTTAATTGAAAATAATTTATCAATTAATATGCAGGTTGATCCAGATGAATTGGCCTCAAATTATATTGAGCTCACAAATGATCTGGCGTATGCACAAACCTTTTATCCTGAAAGTAAGGTAAAGGCTTATCTGAACGAACTGGCCGTAACCGTCCATCAGAAAATCTATAAAGATCAGAAAGCTTCCAATAATAAGTTTAAATCTTTTATCAATGAAGAGATACCGCAGGCGATTTGGTCAATTCGCCGACCCTTGCTGTATTCATTCTTAATTTTTGTTTTGGCTTCGGTCATTGGTTTTTTGTCATCTGTATACGATATGGATTTTATTCGGCTTATTTTAGGTGACTACTATGTCGATTCGACGATAGAAAGCATAAAAGCAGGTGATCCTGCTGCGGTATATGGAAAGGGAAGTAACTTTGGGTCGGCAATTTGGATTACGATTAATAATGTGCGGGTTGCTTTTATGGCCTTTGCTGCTGGACTATTTTTCAGTGTAGGAACAGGTTACGTTTTGTTTAGCAATGGTATTATGCTTGGTGCATTTCACCATATGTTTTTCCAATATGGCGTGATGGGGAAAGCCATGTCAGCGATTTGGATTCATGGCACTATTGAGATTTCGGTAATTATTGTGGCTGGAGGATGCGGGTTGGCCATCGGTAATAGCATTCTATTTCCCAAATCGTTTACACGTTTGACATCTTTTGTCCGCACAGCAAAGATTGCGATGAAAGTTCTCGTCAGCACAATTCCTTTTTTTATTATCGCTGGTACATTGGAAGGTTTTGTAACACGGTATTATAATGTGTCAATTTGGTTATGCTTATTGATTATCGTTTTATCCTTACTGGCTATCCTTTATTTTTATGTTATTAATCCTTATCGACTAGCAAAACGATTTCAATGGAAATAGATTTTGAGTTTCAAAAAGAACGGAAGGTAGGGGACTTTGTTCAAAGTTTCATAGATCTTTTTAAATTGATCTATAGACACTTTGTTTCTACTATTTTTGGTTTATCTGCGGTACCTCTAGCAGGGATTGCTTTAGTTTACTATTTTCTTTCTACAAAAATCACTTTTTCGGCCAACAGTGATTCTTTTGAGGATATCGATGCTTTTACTTGGGCTGGATTACTCATTTTGGCGCTGGTAGCTTTGGGGCTTTACGTTTATGGTATTTCTATCGAATATTTTTTACTGCTCAAAGAGCGCAAAAGTACAGCATTTTCGGGCGCGGAGGTGCTGAAGAATTTCCGATCAAACCTCGGGAAATACTTTATGTTTTTAATTGCCATGATATTGGCGTTAATTGTCGTCTTTATTCCCCTGGCCATCGTCGCTGCAATTTGTGCTTTTATCCCTTTCGTCGGGAGTTTTGCGATCGGTATTTTGGGGTCTATGGTCGGCATTTGGTTATTTTGCTCATTTTTATTTTATCGGGAAGGTTATTCGGATCTAGGGAGCTGTTTTACAGATGCCTATGTGATGCTGAGCAAAAAATTGATTCAATATGGTATCGCGACCTATATCGTGAATTTTATTTTTCAAATGGCGGTCATGATGATTTCCATAGTTCCTTTGATTATCATGGGGCTTTTATCATTCAACTTCTTAGGTATAGATGCCGCCTTTTTTGATTCATCCTGGGGAAAACTGCTGATGACATTGGGAGGCTTATTTATCACGTTATTTACCCTTTTTCTGTATATGTCTGGGGTTTTGGCCAATGGTATTATTTATGAAACGGCCAAGGACCTCAAATTTGGAGAACGTATTTATGGCATGATCGAAAAGATAGGAGGAAAAGATGAATAGACTCTTCGTTTTTTTTGGTATCGCCTTATTATCCATTTTTTATGCTTGTGATCCAAAACCAAGGGATACGGATTCCAATAGTGATAGAATCGATTCGCTCAATGTGAGAATAGATTCGACCTTGGTGGGAACAGATTCTGTCGCTATTGACTCAATAGCCGTAAAAGCTCCTAATGGCCAACAGGAAAAAGATGAAATTGACCTGTGGGATCCCACATTATTTGATTCAATCCCCAAATATACCGAAGAACGTTCATTTAAAATGGATCCTTATCAGGATATCATCAAACGTTACGAGACCGATGATTTTGTTTATTCAGAAAATATTAAAGATCGCGTAGGCGTATTACAGCGCATCCTTGCGCGGCTCGCGGATTGGATTGGAAGTATCATGCCAGATAATCCGTATAAATTTCGGGAAGAGTTTGGTTATGTATTTGCTTTTTTAGCTGTTATTGCATTAGCGTTTATCCTTTATAAAGTGCTCTACAACAGAAAACAATATTTTATTAAACATAGTGAAGAGGAGAGTGAACTTGACGTTTTAGCCTATGTGGAGCGAAACCTGATGAATAGCAACCTGGAGCCTTATATTCAGGAGGCTATCGCCCAAAGGAATTATGCATTGGGTATCCGGTACTTACAGCTATTGAATATTCAGAAACTAGCGCAATCCGATCATATCAAATGGAAGCTGAGCAAAACGAACGCTGAATTTACACAAGAGATTCAAAACGAGGAGCTCCGTCGTGGATTTGCGGAATGTACAAGAATATTTGATTACGTCTGGTTTGGTCAATTTGAATTAACAGAGGACAATTTTAGTCAATATCAGCAATTGTTTCACCAATATCAAAAACAGATTAAATGAAGGGATCGGTAAAATTTGGATTGATATTATTGACTGTTGTGTTAGTGCTAATAGCTCTTATCGATGCAACAAGTAAGAAACCTATTATCTGGGATCGGACTTTTGATGCAAAAGATAAAAATCCTTTTGGCGCTTATGTGCTACGTCAAGAACTAAAGCATATCATTGATCAAAAGAACACAACGATTGAGCGACCATTGTATGAATATTTGGACAGTACAAAGAAAACCGACGCTAACTTATTTTTTTACACCTCCTATTTTTCAATGGGTGAAGCCGCGGAAGATAAATTACTGGATTATGTAAACCGGGGTGGGAAAGCAATGATTGTAGCCGAGGATATTGATCCTTATCTGTTGGATTCCCTCGGTTTGAAAACAGATAACTTCTATGGTTTTAAAAAAGGTGTGAATATAAAAAGCCAACTGCGTGTGCGGTTGATGAACGATAACAATAAAATTCATTACAGTAAATCAGATCTTGGCGAAGTATTCAAAAAACTTCCTAAAAATGCGACCATTTTGGGTGCGATTACCTATAAGGAATTTACGTTACCGAACTTCATAGCGGTTCAATTTGGTAAAGGGACATTCTATCTGCACCTGACCCC
The DNA window shown above is from Sphingobacterium thalpophilum and carries:
- a CDS encoding outer membrane beta-barrel protein; this encodes MRGFMLFLFSMLMGWTVYGQTKSVQGILKDDKNRIVAGATVKLTSKLDSMTTGSNMAGIFIFDKIKSDTFKITVSNLGFERFEKEFSIPKGESKYIIPSLTLQQNSQMLQEVVVDGVPTVVVKSDTLEYTMKDLKLRDGAVAEDALKKLQGVEVDKDGNVTAQGESVKRVRINGKDFFGGDVKTATQNLPANIIQKMQVIDDYGDMANVTGNKNGDSEKVLNIQIDPKYNTGHMTTLRAGVGTEDRYQATGMWMGMREGEQISVLGNLNNTNAPLFDFSTVGGGARRGQGGGGRRGGGMFGGSDGLTKIGSIGLNYRKDFNDKLTVYGSYSFSHSNNTTLSQRFQENTLPNIMQTDSVTSNSNTVGDSHRFEANVEWKPTTKDYIKISPQFGYDKSDATTGTNSLTYRSSVFNNSQAQDIVANSTAPRFGISGLYNHKFNDKGRNVFVNMNFNNAKTTKDQNAILDRLLADPNNANAPLDSIYEKTILEANNKSWNGGASVNYTEPVSEKGKVEFTYDFNKNKYDNSNKQQGFDRDGNLIAEDPKLNFDYNYDYSFTTHKIGADYLYSGDKITYSIGAAAQPSQLRGDAISSGLVVPIHRNNMNWMPIARFEYKFSRQSNISVNYSGTPNEPSVTQILPFDMSTNRTSIVIGNANLNPEFSHQLNVRFRKNDFQKGNNFFAFVNAGLTNNKIVSLSKSYFDDLMDYQTGQTNSTLVSETRYLNETSDKPFNVSSFYHYGKSLKEKTYNIMLMGGVSYNKNIGYVSTEKDDNVGQKNIARNIVLNQGLMFRYNPSENLEINPGVRYQFNHTENSLTNRTTNVSSWTPTLIGSVNITKTTIFGADLSKQFNSGYGAGINANPFVINTYLEQKFLSQQRGTVRLQAFDLLNQQTNVSRTVSESMITDSRTNRLGRYFMILFTYKFQKFAMGNPEGENRFPGGMRPPRM
- a CDS encoding pitrilysin family protein; this translates as MEYEIIRLSNGIRVVFQYQNLPVTHVCMVINAGSRDESAGKYGVAHFIEHLLFKRTERRSTQQIINHLESVGGDLNAYTTKEYTCVHASILQPYLNRALDLFEDIFFHSTFPDIELDKEKSVIVDEMASYLDSPEESIVDDFEDLVFQGSGLGHNILGLEDQLLALQKGDIVDFMRANYDTNEMVIGITGNYTLKEVERLLHKVFGTVPSNTIARLRNDVRPLVEQHVAVGKPINQVHYMLGSLAYNYRDDRKTGLLLLNNMLGGMGMGSILNLSIREKYGIAYTIESNYTIFSDTGLFSIYLGTDEEKVEKAKKLVFKELAKLSEQPLSETAVKKAKQKFIGQIALTEENRMSMIISAAKNVMDYDRVILLDEVIEKIQDLTNIGLLEIAQDVFDPKKMLSLSFVPED
- the fabD gene encoding ACP S-malonyltransferase, which produces MKTAYVFPGQGAQFVGMGQDLYNLNDETKALFEQANDILGFRITDIMFSGTDEELKQTKVTQPAIFLHSVILAKALGESFQPDMVAGHSLGEFSALVAAGALSFEDGLKLVAQRANAMQKACELQPSTMAAILGLEDAIVEDICAQVDDVVVAANYNCPGQLVISGSIEGVDKACALLTEAGAKRALKLNVGGAFHSPLMESAKVELQAAIEAVNILSPRCPIYQNIDAKPQTDPAVIKENLIAQLTGAVRWTQTVQNMLADGATAFVEVGPGNVLQGLVKKVDRQVQTSAASVTA
- a CDS encoding RDD family protein: MNKLEINTAQNVKIEYNLASLGSRMIAFAIDYFIIVCYYFFCFFLLDSINMNAGDPYLFYGVMMALTLPAFFYTLITETAFGGQTVGKKIMKIKVVKLDGSRANFYQYLSRWSLSIVDIWMTMGGVAITSIVLSKNGQRIGDIAGETSVISLKPTLKLSDTIYEETFDNHPILFPQVIKLSDKDANSVKEIYQTAFDRRDVGILTALVQRLETVMEVKHPEKMTPNDFVLQVMKDHYSMFKDK
- a CDS encoding stage II sporulation protein M gives rise to the protein MREASFVERNKEKWTLIENNLSINMQVDPDELASNYIELTNDLAYAQTFYPESKVKAYLNELAVTVHQKIYKDQKASNNKFKSFINEEIPQAIWSIRRPLLYSFLIFVLASVIGFLSSVYDMDFIRLILGDYYVDSTIESIKAGDPAAVYGKGSNFGSAIWITINNVRVAFMAFAAGLFFSVGTGYVLFSNGIMLGAFHHMFFQYGVMGKAMSAIWIHGTIEISVIIVAGGCGLAIGNSILFPKSFTRLTSFVRTAKIAMKVLVSTIPFFIIAGTLEGFVTRYYNVSIWLCLLIIVLSLLAILYFYVINPYRLAKRFQWK
- a CDS encoding ABC transporter permease, which translates into the protein MEIDFEFQKERKVGDFVQSFIDLFKLIYRHFVSTIFGLSAVPLAGIALVYYFLSTKITFSANSDSFEDIDAFTWAGLLILALVALGLYVYGISIEYFLLLKERKSTAFSGAEVLKNFRSNLGKYFMFLIAMILALIVVFIPLAIVAAICAFIPFVGSFAIGILGSMVGIWLFCSFLFYREGYSDLGSCFTDAYVMLSKKLIQYGIATYIVNFIFQMAVMMISIVPLIIMGLLSFNFLGIDAAFFDSSWGKLLMTLGGLFITLFTLFLYMSGVLANGIIYETAKDLKFGERIYGMIEKIGGKDE
- a CDS encoding DUF4129 domain-containing protein, yielding MNRLFVFFGIALLSIFYACDPKPRDTDSNSDRIDSLNVRIDSTLVGTDSVAIDSIAVKAPNGQQEKDEIDLWDPTLFDSIPKYTEERSFKMDPYQDIIKRYETDDFVYSENIKDRVGVLQRILARLADWIGSIMPDNPYKFREEFGYVFAFLAVIALAFILYKVLYNRKQYFIKHSEEESELDVLAYVERNLMNSNLEPYIQEAIAQRNYALGIRYLQLLNIQKLAQSDHIKWKLSKTNAEFTQEIQNEELRRGFAECTRIFDYVWFGQFELTEDNFSQYQQLFHQYQKQIK
- a CDS encoding DUF4350 domain-containing protein, which codes for MKGSVKFGLILLTVVLVLIALIDATSKKPIIWDRTFDAKDKNPFGAYVLRQELKHIIDQKNTTIERPLYEYLDSTKKTDANLFFYTSYFSMGEAAEDKLLDYVNRGGKAMIVAEDIDPYLLDSLGLKTDNFYGFKKGVNIKSQLRVRLMNDNNKIHYSKSDLGEVFKKLPKNATILGAITYKEFTLPNFIAVQFGKGTFYLHLTPDLFGNYYLLNSASQYTYVAKSLSYLNDKPIAWYDFKANLEQYRTPLRVLLMNDGLRQAWYVLLAGLVLLLVFRSRREQRAVAVVSPEPNLSKDFCGTIATLYYENGAPGNMVAKKIDYFLHDLRMRFHLDTLMLREEEFSEELAERAGVPLVETQSLIRLIVRMQDAKQHDVADLKMINDTIEEFKHKAKMI